Proteins encoded in a region of the Triticum dicoccoides isolate Atlit2015 ecotype Zavitan chromosome 3A, WEW_v2.0, whole genome shotgun sequence genome:
- the LOC119272291 gene encoding MADS-box transcription factor 47-like, whose protein sequence is MVRRAAAPKRRAGNGRTKIAIRRIEKKGARQVCFAKRRWGLFNKANELAVMCGAQVAAVTFSDGGKAFSFGHPSAEAVVDRFLAWGGVLVQGEGADDDDELKKLHQLHGELRTRLKEVKVRKGRVEEAMAKERAAGDQFAVWLDPELGDIGEEELMAFAAKLMVARAAVSDRACQVLLDAQNVSRMLQAPPPPQQQLFGGSTFEFGGSSSGNAGMGMQQMQMAVPSTQGFADGMHMHQMLMAMPPPPGLAYGVDMQQMHMSIPPSPVFGAGTEMQQMVMAMQPQPDFAAETEMQQAAMAMPPPPEFPVGMAMPPPPLEFPVGMAMPPPPGVAAGMKMVQQGPGLNMGFPY, encoded by the coding sequence ATGGTCAGGCGAGCGGCGGCGCCAAAGCGGAGGGCCGGCAATGGGCGGACGAAGATCGCCATCCGGCGGATCGAGAAGAAGGGCGCCCGGCAGGTATGCTTCGCCAAGCGCCGGTGGGGCCTGTTTAACAAGGCCAACGAGCTGGCGGTGATGTGCGGCGCCCAGGTGGCCGCCGTCACCTTCTCGGACGGCGGAAAGGCCTTCTCCTTCGGGCACCCCTCCGCCGAggccgtcgtcgaccgcttcctGGCGTGGGGAGGCGTGTTGGTCCAGGGCGAGGgcgccgacgacgacgacgagctgAAGAAGCTGCACCAGCTGCACGGCGAGCTCCGCACGCGGTTGAAGGAGGTGAAGGTGCGGAAAGGGCGCGTGGAGGAGGCCATGGCAAAGGAGCGCGCCGCTGGGGATCAATTTGCGGTGTGGCTCGACCCCGAGTTGGGCGACATTGGGGAGGAGGAGCTGATGGCCTTCGCCGCCAAGCTGATGGTGGCTCGGGCCGCCGTCTCGGACCGCGCATGCCAGGTGCTCTTGGACGCGCAGAACGTCAGCCGCATGCTGCAGGCGCCCCCGCCGCCACAGCAGCAGCTCTTCGGCGGTAGCACCTTTGAgtttggtggcagcagcagtggcaaCGCCGGGATGGGGATGCAACAGATGCAGATGGCGGTGCCTTCGACGCAGGGGTTCGCCGACGGGATGCATATGCACCAGATGCTAATGGCAATGCCTCCGCCGCCGGGCTTGGCCTACGGGGTGGATATGCAGCAGATGCATATGTCCATTCCTCCATCGCCCGTTTTTGGCGCCGGGACGGAGATGCAGCAGATGGTTATGGCGATGCAGCCGCAACCAGACTTCGCCGCCGAGACGGAGATGCAGCAGGCGGCTATGgcgatgccgccgccgccggagtttccTGTTGGGATGGCGATGCCTCCGCCGCCGCTGGAGTTTCCTGTTGGGATGGCGATGCCTCCGCCGCCAGGGGTCGCCGCCGGGATGAAGATGGTGCAGCAGGGGCCCGGGCTGAACATGGGCTTCCCCTACTGA